A region of Candidatus Auribacterota bacterium DNA encodes the following proteins:
- a CDS encoding ferritin family protein, producing the protein MRIEEKNGNLVITDFNEMEAFKIASTIEKDGIHFYEKLAGRVTSMRVRDTLNVLATQERDHLEFFEGELFKLRERQDDRFEEDDLLTSIDYGIFQPYQSIGELEKALDTPAKALRMGVIVEEKAVRFYESCRARVLSRNAQEGLAKIIEEEREHTQLLKDMLNNLS; encoded by the coding sequence ATGCGCATTGAGGAAAAGAATGGAAATCTGGTGATAACCGATTTCAACGAGATGGAGGCTTTTAAAATTGCCTCAACGATCGAGAAGGATGGAATACATTTCTACGAGAAACTGGCGGGGAGAGTTACCAGCATGCGGGTGCGCGATACGCTGAATGTGCTGGCCACCCAGGAGCGGGATCACCTCGAATTTTTCGAAGGGGAGCTCTTCAAACTCAGGGAGCGGCAGGATGACCGCTTCGAGGAGGATGACCTGTTGACCAGCATTGATTACGGCATCTTCCAGCCTTACCAGAGCATCGGGGAGCTCGAGAAGGCGCTGGACACTCCCGCGAAGGCGCTGAGGATGGGCGTGATCGTGGAAGAAAAAGCGGTCCGCTTTTACGAGTCCTGCCGGGCCCGTGTATTGTCCCGCAACGCACAAGAAGGACTTGCGAAAATCATCGAAGAGGAGCGGGAACATACGCAACTGTTGAAAGACATGCTAAACAACCTGTCGTAA